CCGCTTGTACCAGAAGTGCGTGGGCCAACCCGCAAGGGAGGCAGCGTACCAAGGTATGAGTGGTGATTGGGGTGAAGTCGTAACAAGGTAGCCGTTGCGGAAGCAGCGGCTGGATCACCTCCTTTCTAAGGAAGAACGTTGGTCTTCGGGCCGACGGAAGTAAGGAAGAAGACTCGCACGCGAGCGTGCGGGAGGGAGCGAGGCACGACCGGCGACCCTTCGCTGTTTGGTTTTGAGGGATCGAGAGGCCCCCTGGGAAGGGGGCTTTGGGATCTTTGACACGGAGCAGACGTGGACAAACGAGCGGGCCTATAGCTCAGTTGGTTAGAGCGCACGCCTGATAAGCGTGAGGTCGGTAGTTCAAATCTACCTAGGCCCACCATCTAGAAACTAGAGACTAGAGGCTAGAAACTAGAGGCGAGGGAGGGCGTTTCTGGTCTCTGGTCTCTTCGAGAGCCGTCTCGTGTGTTGGGGGGGGGGAGGCGAGGCGGCACGAAACTAGGGACTAGAGGCGAAGGGCTGGAAGCGGCGGGAACGCCGGTTTCGGTGCGCCCCACCGGGGCCACGAGGTGTGTGGGGGGTCTTCTAGTCTCTAGTCTCTAGTTTCTAGTATCTAGATGGGGGCGTAGCTCAGTTGGGAGAGCGCCGGCTTTGCAAGCCGGAGGTCATCGGTTCGAGCCCGTTCGCCTCCACCAGTCTAGAAACTAGAGACTAGAAACTAGAAACTGGAAACTGGAAACTAGATTTTTCTGGTCTCTGGTGTATAGATATGGAGCTGGGGAGGTGGGAACGAAGAGAAGCGGCAGCGGGTTTGCCGTTGTCTAGTCTCTCGTTTCCAGTCTCTGGTTTCTAAGTTCTTTGACAACTTCATACGGTAAGGGACACAGGAAAGCCACGAAACGCTGAGTCAAGAAGGTATGCGTCGAAGGACTTCGAGCACGCGTCCGTGAAGGAGAAATCCGGAAACGGCGGTCAAGCTACGAAGGGCGCATGGTGGATGCCTTGGCACCAGCCGGCGAAGAAGGACGTGGCTAGCTGCGAAAAGCCTCGGGGAGCCGCTAGCAGGCTGTGATCCGGGGATGTCCGAATGGGGAAACCCGGCAGGGGCGAACCCCTGTCATCCCATGCTGAATCCATAGGCATGGGAGGCGAACGCGGGGAAGTGAAACATCTCAGTACCCGCAGGAGAAGAAATCAATCGAGATTCCCTCAGTAGCGGCGAGCGAACGGGGAGGAGCCCAAACCGTCTTTGCGTGATAGCCCGCAGGCGTTGCAGGGACGGGGTTGTGGGGGAGCACCGGAGGGCGCTGCGGAGCCTTCGGGGAGTGAGAAATGCCATGGGTAGCCGAAGCGTCTGGGAAGGCGCGCCACAGAGGGTGAGAGCCCCGTAGGCGAAACCGATGGCACTTCCTGGGTGCTCAACCCGAGTACCACGGGGCACGTGGAACCCCGTGGGAATCTGGGAGGACCATCTTCCAAGGCTAAATACGAGCTGGTGACCGATAGTGAACGAGTACCGTGAGGGAAAGGTGAAAAGGACCCCGTAGAGGGGAGTGAAAAGGACCTGAAACCATGTGCCTACAGCCTGTGGGAGCCCTATGGTCCCTGAGGGGACAAGGGGTGACCGCGTGCCTTTTGCATAATGAGTCAGCGAGTTACGCTTGGCAGCGAGGTTAAGCCGGGAGAGGCGGAGCCGTAGGGAAACCGAGTCTGAATAGGGCGAAGGAGTTGCCAGGTGTAGACCCGAAACCGGGTGATCTATCCATGTCCAGGGTAAAGCTGGGGTAAGACCCAGTGGAGGCCCGAACCCTAGGGGGTTGAAAACCCCAGGGATGAGGTGTGGATAGGGGTGAAAGGCCAATCAAACCCGGTGATAGCTGGTTCTCCCCGAAATATATTGAGGTATAGCCTCGCACGGTAGCCGCCGGGGGTAGAGCACTGGATGGGCTAGGGCCCCCACCAGGGTACCAAACCTAACCAAACTCCGAATACCGGCGGTGGAACTGCGGGAGTCAGACTGCGGGGGATAAGCTCCGTGGTCGAGAGGGAAAGAGCCCAGACCGCCAGCTAAGGTCCCGAAATCCGTGCTAAGTGGGAAAGGATGTGGGGCTGCCCAGACAGCCAGGAGGTTGGCTTAGAAGCAGCCATCCTTTAAAGAAAGCGTAATAGCTCACTGGTCGAGTGGCCCTGCGCCGAAGATGTAACGGGGCTCAAGCACGGTACCGAAGCTGCGGATCTAGAGACTAGATACTAGAGACTAGAAACTAGAGGACGAGGGGATGCCGTACCATCGTTTGGATGTGTACCAGAAGGCGTATCGGCTTGCGCTGGAGATCCACGAGATGACCCTTGGGTTTCCGAAGCACGAGCAGTACGAACTGGCGAGCCAGCTTCGGCGGTCCAGCAAGTCCATCTGCGCGAACATCGCGGAAGGGATGGGCAAGCAGGAGAGCCGGGCGGACGTACGGCGGTTCATGCGGATCGCCGTGGGGTCGTGCGACGAGAGTCGGGTATGGCTCGAGTTTGCACGGGACCTGGGGTACATCAAGCCCCGGGAGCAGGCGGCGCTCGATGAACGCTATCGGGAGATCGGCCGTATGCTCCGAGGGGTTTTGAAGCGATACGCGAACAGGGACGACCAAGCGAAGCGGCGAGGAAAGGATTTTTCTAGTATCTAGTTTCCAGTATCTAGTCTCTAGATGGTAGGGGAGCGTTCCTTGTGGGGTGAAGCCGTACCGGAAGGAGCGGTGGACTGCAGGGAAGTGCGAATGCTGACATAAGTAGCGATAAAGCGGGTGAGAATCCCGCTCGCCGAAAGCCTAAGGTTTCCTGGGGAAGGCTCGTCCGCCCAGGGTTAGTCGATACCCTAAGCCGAGGCCGAAGGGCGTAGGTGATGGGAAGCCGGTTAATATTCCGGCACCACCGGGGTCGCGTTTGGACCGAAGGGGGGACGCAGGAGGGTAGGTCAGCCAGGCGGTGGTAGACCTGGTTTAAGCGTGTAGGCGGGAGGGGTAGGCAAAACCGCCCCTCTGGTAACGCTGAGGCGTGATGACGAGGCTCAAATGGGAGCCGAAGTGACTGATCCCACACTGCCAAGAAAAGCCCCTAGGGAGTGACCCAGGTGATCGTACCGCAAACCGACACAGGTAGGCGAGGAGAGAATCCTAAGGCGCGTGAGAGAACCCTGGCTAAGGAACTCGGCAAATTGGCACCGTAACTTTGGGAGAAGGTGCACCCCGGTAGGGTGAAGGTGCTTGCCACCGGAGCTCGAGGGGGTCGCAGAGACCAGGCGGTAGCGACTGTTTACCAAAAACATAGGACTCTGCTAAGCCGCAAGGCGACGTATAGGGTCTGACGCCTGCCCGGTGCCGGAAGGTTAAGGGGAGGGGTTAGCTTCTTTGGAGGCGAAGCTCTGAACCGAAGCCCCGGTAAACGGCGGCCGTAACTATAACGGTCCTAAGGTAGCGAAATTCCTTGTCGGGTAAGTTCCGACCTGCACGAATGGCGTAACGACTTCCGCACTGTCTCGGCCAGGGACTCAGCGAAATTGTAGTACGGGTGAAAATACCCGTGACCCGCAGCAGGACGGAAAGACCCCGTGAACCTTTACTACAGCTTGGCAATGGACTTCGGGTCAGCATGTGTAGGATAGGTGGGAGGCTGGGAAGCCGGGACGCCAGTTTCGGTGGAGCCGTCCTTGAAATACCACCCTTGTTGATCTGGGGTTCTAACCTAGGCCCGTGAAGCCGGGTCGGGGACATTGCCTGGCGGGTAGTTTGACTGGGGCGGTCGCCTCCTAAAAGGTAACGGAGGCGCGCGAAGGTTCCCTCAGACGGATTGGAAACCCGTCGCAGAGTGCAAAGGCATAAGGGAGCTTGACTGCGAGACCGACAGGTCGAGCAGGTGGGAAACCAGGCCTTAGTGATCCGGTGGTTCCGTATGGAAGGGCCATCGCTCAACGGATAAAAGGTACTCCGGGGATAACAGGCTGATACCGCCCAAGAGTTCACATCGACGGCGGTGTTTGGCACCTCGATGTCGGCTCGTCACATCCTGGGGCTGGAGCAGGTCCCAAGGGTTCGGCTGTTCGCCGATTAAAGTGGTACGCGAGCTGGGTTCAGAACGTCGTGAGACAGTTCGGTCCCTATCCGCTGTGGGTGTAGGAGATCTGAGAGGGTCTTCCCCTAGTACGAGAGGACCGGGGTGGACGGACCTCTGGTGTACCGGTTGTTCTGCCAAGGGCACCGCCGGGTAGCCATGTCCGGAACGGATAACCGCTGAAAGCATCTAAGCGGGAAGCCGGCCTCGAGACGAGATCTCCCTGGGACTACGGTCCCCTGAAGGCCCGTTGGAGACGACGACGTAGATAGGCCGGGGGTGTAAGCGCAGCGATGCGTTGAGCTGACCGGTACTAAAGGGCCGTGTGGCTTGACCGCCTGTTTTTCGGTTTTCATCGGAGCGGACGGGCAAGAGAGCGTGTGAGAAGAGAGGCGCAGGAGCACAAGACGAAGCGAGGCGTGGCAGGACCTGTGGACCCGAGCCGGAGAGAAGTTGTTGGATGATTTTCGGTGGCCATGGCGAGGGGGACACACCCGTACCCATTCCGAACACGGCAGTTAAGCCCCTCAGCGCCGATGGTACTGCCCGGGCAACTGGGTGGGAGAGTAGGTCGCCGCCGAGCCTTTTTGAACGGAGCGCCCCTGTGGAGGTCTTCCCCTCCCAGGGGCGCTCCTTTTTTGTGTCCGTTTGGCGTGGGCCGGGGAACCTACGCGCCCGTGACCCCGTCGCGGGTGGACTCCTTGACGCGGTACATCGCTTGGTCGGCCAGGCGCACGAGGGCCAGCTTGGTCTGGGCGTCGTCGGGGAACGTGGCCACGCCGAAACTGGCCGTGAGGCGGATCCGGTACCCGTCGTCCTGCAGGAAGTAGCGGTCCCGGATGCGGCGGTGCAGATTCTTCGCCATCTGAAGGGCGCCCTCCTTGGGCGTGTTGGGCAGCACCACCACGAACTCGTCGCCGCCGTATCGCACGGCCACGTCGGCCTTGCGGATGTGGCTTCGGATGACCCGGCCCACCTCGGCCAGCAGCCGGCTGCCCACCAGGTGGCCGTAGGTGTCGTTCACGTCCTTGAAGTAGTCCAGGTCCAGGAACACCAGGGACACCGGGTAGGAGTACCGGCGGGCCCGGTCGAGCTCGTAGTCGAGCACCTCCAGGAGGTAGCGGGCGTTGTAGAGGCCCGTCAGGTCGTCGGTGACCACCAGGTCCCGCACGGTCTCCACGTACCGGGCATTCTCGATGGCGATGGCCGCGTAGTCCGCGATGGTCGACAGGATCTTTAGGTCCGCCTCGGAGAAGGTCCGCTCCTCCAGGGGGTTCACCAGCTCGATCACGCCGAGGACCCGGTTCTTGCTCTTGAGGGGCACGCACACGATGGAGCGGGTGTTGAACCGCACGGCCTGGTCGACCTTGGGGGCGAACCGGTGGTCCTGGCCGACGTCCGGAATGAGCAGGGGCTCTCCGTGGAGGGCGACCCAGCCCGCGATCCCTTCGCCCTTCTGGAGCCGGATGTTCTTGAGCCGGTCGGCCGCGGGGGACACGGCGATCTCGAACACCAGCTCCCCGGTGCGGTCGTCCACGAGCAACAGGGACCAGGTCTTGGGCCGCAGCAGCTGGCCCACCTTGTCCATGATGATGCTCAAGACCTCTTTGAGGTCCAGGGTGGAGGTCAGGGCCTTCCCGATCTCCACCAGGGTCTCCAACTCTTCGTTGCGACGCTCCAGGAGATCCCGGAGTTCGGGCGGACAGGAGTTCTGCGGTTCCGACATCGTTTCTCCATGGGGCGGTTTCGGCTTCGCTCCCAGGGGCCGTAGGGCCGCGTTGTTGCGCTCCCTTACCTCTTCGGCTACTATGCCGCGAGTATTGAGCCCTTTTGGGAGAAGCCGACGAGGCCCATGTTCGTCTCCTGCCCGAAGTGTCACGCCCGCTACGACGTTCCGGACGAAAAGCTCGCCAAAGGTGCGGTGAAGATCCGGTGCGCCCGGTGCACGAACCTGTTTGCGGTGCGGCGCCGGGTGGGAGCCCCGCCTGAGCCGACACCCTCTGCGGCGGAGCCGAGCCGGGAGGAGCCCCGGCCGGAACCGGAGTCCCCACCCGCTGCGCAGGCCGCTGCCGGGACCCCCGAGGCGCGGTTCGAGGACTTCGATTTCGACGGCTCGCCCCAGGAGGCCCCGGCGCCCGAGGCGGAACCCGAGGTGCCGGCCCAGGACGAGCTGCCCCCCTTGGGCGAGCTGGATCTGGGCGATTTCGAGGGCGAGGGCGAGTCGGTCCAGCCGGAATCCGAGGGGAGCGAGGCCTCCGAACCGGATCTGCCCGATCTGGAGGACCTTCCGTCCTTGGGGGAGCTGGACCTGGGGGACTTCGAGGTCGGTCCCGAGGAGGCCGAACCCACCCCCGCGGCGGAACCCGAGCCGCTGGAGCGGGTGCGCGAGGAGGACCTGGTTCCCCCTCGGCCTTCGGGGGGCGTCCAGGTCCAGAGCCTGGCGGACGACATGCCCCGCCTCGACCTGCAGCGGGGCCCCCGTCGGCCCGACCCTGGGAAGCGTTCGCCCCTGGTGGCCCGCGACCGGAGGCGGTCCCCCCTGTTCTGGGTGGTGGCGCTCGCGGCGGTGGGGATTGCCGGGTTCACCGGCTACAACGTGTACCGCCACCCCGAGGCGTTCACGTTCCTCAGCCCCTCGAAGATCCGGGCCCTGTGGCACCGTCGTGCCGTCAACACCCGGCTGACCGTCCAGAACCTGGAGGGCTACTACCGCGAGGTGGGCGGGCGCAGGGTGTTCGTCATTCGGGGCGAGGTGTGGAACCGGTCCCAGGCTCCCCAAAGCCTGATCCGGGTCCGGGGGAACCTGTTCGACGCCCAGGGCAACCCCCTGGCATCTCGGGAGGTGTTCTGCGGGAACGTCCTCACCGAGGCGGACCTGGCCAAGCTGCCCCCCCAGGACATCGAGGCGCGCCTCCAGAACGAGGTGGGCGAGGGGTTGAGCAACATGGACATCCAACCCGGGGCCCGGGTGCCGTTCATGGTGGT
This is a stretch of genomic DNA from Deferrisoma camini S3R1. It encodes these proteins:
- a CDS encoding GGDEF domain-containing protein, producing MSEPQNSCPPELRDLLERRNEELETLVEIGKALTSTLDLKEVLSIIMDKVGQLLRPKTWSLLLVDDRTGELVFEIAVSPAADRLKNIRLQKGEGIAGWVALHGEPLLIPDVGQDHRFAPKVDQAVRFNTRSIVCVPLKSKNRVLGVIELVNPLEERTFSEADLKILSTIADYAAIAIENARYVETVRDLVVTDDLTGLYNARYLLEVLDYELDRARRYSYPVSLVFLDLDYFKDVNDTYGHLVGSRLLAEVGRVIRSHIRKADVAVRYGGDEFVVVLPNTPKEGALQMAKNLHRRIRDRYFLQDDGYRIRLTASFGVATFPDDAQTKLALVRLADQAMYRVKESTRDGVTGA
- a CDS encoding DUF3426 domain-containing protein; this encodes MFVSCPKCHARYDVPDEKLAKGAVKIRCARCTNLFAVRRRVGAPPEPTPSAAEPSREEPRPEPESPPAAQAAAGTPEARFEDFDFDGSPQEAPAPEAEPEVPAQDELPPLGELDLGDFEGEGESVQPESEGSEASEPDLPDLEDLPSLGELDLGDFEVGPEEAEPTPAAEPEPLERVREEDLVPPRPSGGVQVQSLADDMPRLDLQRGPRRPDPGKRSPLVARDRRRSPLFWVVALAAVGIAGFTGYNVYRHPEAFTFLSPSKIRALWHRRAVNTRLTVQNLEGYYREVGGRRVFVIRGEVWNRSQAPQSLIRVRGNLFDAQGNPLASREVFCGNVLTEADLAKLPPQDIEARLQNEVGEGLSNMDIQPGARVPFMVVFLPAPEGATKFNVEVVQAREGASGG